From Atribacterota bacterium, one genomic window encodes:
- a CDS encoding ABC transporter ATP-binding protein, protein MEYRDSRMLYLDKLTIAFGGLLAVNDFSLEIFPGDLVGLIGPNGAGKTTVFNLISGQYFPTRGKVWFNGREITGLSPDKITALGIARTFQNIRLFGDLSVLENVLVSFHVRTKSSFLSSMFCLPRSLQEEKKVREAAYALLEAVGLKDMAFESARSLPYGQQRRLEIARALATYPKLLLLDEPAAGMNPQETQELMEFIQKIRREFSLTIFLIEHDMKVVMGICERVAVMDFGLKIAEGTPEEIRNDPRVIEAYLGVEG, encoded by the coding sequence ATGGAATATCGTGATTCCCGGATGCTCTATCTTGACAAACTGACCATTGCTTTTGGGGGATTGCTTGCAGTCAATGACTTCTCTCTGGAAATATTTCCAGGGGATCTCGTGGGCCTCATTGGCCCAAATGGGGCAGGGAAGACCACCGTATTTAATTTAATTAGTGGTCAGTACTTTCCCACCAGGGGTAAAGTATGGTTTAACGGTCGGGAAATTACAGGTCTATCGCCGGATAAAATTACTGCTTTGGGGATTGCTCGAACCTTTCAAAATATTCGGTTGTTCGGTGACTTGAGCGTTTTGGAAAATGTGCTGGTATCCTTTCATGTGCGCACCAAAAGTTCTTTTTTGTCCTCTATGTTTTGCCTCCCTCGTTCTTTACAGGAAGAAAAAAAGGTTCGGGAAGCAGCCTATGCGCTCCTCGAAGCGGTGGGATTGAAGGATATGGCTTTTGAAAGTGCTAGATCGCTTCCCTACGGGCAACAGAGGCGTCTAGAAATTGCTCGAGCCCTAGCCACTTATCCTAAGCTTCTCCTTCTCGATGAGCCAGCGGCGGGAATGAATCCCCAGGAAACACAGGAGCTCATGGAATTTATTCAGAAAATTCGGAGAGAGTTCAGCTTGACCATTTTTCTCATTGAGCATGATATGAAAGTGGTGATGGGAATCTGCGAACGTGTCGCAGTGATGGATTTTGGACTTAAAATTGCCGAAGGAACTCCAGAAGAAATTCGTAATGACCCTCGAGTTATTGAGGCGTATCTGGGAGTGGAAGGCTGA
- a CDS encoding ABC transporter ATP-binding protein, with amino-acid sequence MTLELLRRIWEWKAEMDQSTVLKVEDLHVFYGGIHALKGISLEVQKGKIIALIGANGAGKSTTLRTISGLVKPQRGQIHFWGEDVTEKASHKIVELGIVMVPEGRRIFPNLTVMENLLLGSYIRQNRQEVKKDLDWVFALFPRLRERTWQKGGTLSGGEQQMLAVARALMSRPRLLMMDEPSLGLAPLLVREIFQIITTLNREGVTILLIEQNAKAALEIADYAYVLETGRITLRGEGKHLLLDERVRKAYLGEG; translated from the coding sequence ATGACCCTCGAGTTATTGAGGCGTATCTGGGAGTGGAAGGCTGAAATGGACCAGAGTACAGTTTTGAAGGTTGAGGATTTACACGTTTTCTATGGTGGGATTCATGCTTTGAAAGGGATTTCCCTGGAGGTACAGAAGGGGAAAATCATCGCCCTCATTGGAGCGAATGGTGCCGGTAAAAGTACCACCTTGAGGACGATATCTGGTCTTGTAAAACCCCAGAGGGGGCAGATTCATTTTTGGGGTGAAGATGTGACGGAGAAAGCGTCGCACAAAATTGTGGAGCTTGGTATTGTCATGGTTCCTGAGGGGAGGAGGATTTTTCCTAATCTTACGGTGATGGAAAATCTTCTTTTGGGGAGTTACATTCGCCAGAACCGTCAGGAAGTAAAAAAAGATCTTGACTGGGTTTTTGCCCTCTTTCCTCGTCTTCGCGAGCGAACCTGGCAAAAAGGAGGGACATTGAGTGGTGGTGAACAGCAGATGCTGGCTGTAGCCCGGGCCTTGATGTCTCGTCCAAGGCTTCTCATGATGGATGAACCTTCTTTGGGATTAGCACCACTTCTGGTCAGGGAAATCTTTCAGATCATTACCACCCTGAATCGAGAAGGGGTAACGATTCTCCTTATTGAGCAAAACGCCAAAGCGGCATTAGAGATTGCTGATTATGCTTATGTTCTTGAGACTGGTCGCATTACCCTGCGGGGTGAGGGAAAACATCTTCTTCTTGATGAACGGGTAAGAAAAGCCTATCTTGGAGAGGGATAG